The sequence GCTCAGTATTGCGGGCTTACTGGCGGAACGGGTTCGAGGTACGACGCTGCTCGGCATCCTCGGCGGCCTCGCCCTGATGTTGGCGACACTGTCACGTGCCGCCCTCGCTTCGGCCGCCATCATGACTTTGGTCGTGTTCTACGCGGCTGTGCGATGGCCCGACCATCGGGCCGCGCTGCGGACGATTTGCCTGCTGCTGCTCGCCGTAGGTTTAGCCACCGCCGCTGTTCTGCAGGTGGACGCCATCCGGGAGCGTCTGGACATCACCCGCTTCGGCAGTGTACAAGAGGCTGCGTTGAGCGGGCAGTTTACCAGCGGGCGCGCGATCCTGTGGGTGATCGTCGCCAATGCTGGCATGTCCGAGCCCTTGTTCGGCCATGGCACGGGCAACGTGATGCTGCTGCTTGGCCGGAGTCTGAGCGGCGACGTGCTTTTTCCACATAACGAATTTCTGAGGCTGTTCTACGACGGCGGCTTCATCGGTGCTGGCCTGCTCGCCGCGTGTTGGATCGGCCGAGCAACCCGTCACCTGCGGGGACTCAACCGCACTCGCCGGCGGGATTCGCGCATCGCCATGCGTCATCTTGCTGCGTTGAACGTGAGTATCGGCGTGCTCTGCGGCGCCCTGTTTGACAACGTACTGCTCTATATGTTCGTCCAGGTGCCGGCCTTCATGGTCCTTGCAATTGCGGACTCCTCCGCGCGTACGAATGACATGCGAGAGCCGGTCGGGCATTTTGACGAGGACAGGTATACAGATGGGAATGTCGACTGACGTGAGTCCCACGCGACGTGATGCTAGCAGCGAACACGTTTCATTTGCAGGACTTGCGGCCGTACTGCTGCGCTACCTGCCGACGGCGGTCTGGGTAGGCGCGGGATGCGCGCTGCTCCTGCTGGTCGTGGCAATTCTTGGGGGAAAAACCTACGTCGCCCGATCCACCCTGAAACCGGCCGCGGGTTCACAAGCGAACTCGTCCATGATGGCAATGGCCTCTCAGTTGGGGCTGCCGTTCGGAATGTCCGCAGACGTAGGCTCACTTGCA is a genomic window of Longimicrobiales bacterium containing:
- a CDS encoding O-antigen ligase family protein, which translates into the protein LSIAGLLAERVRGTTLLGILGGLALMLATLSRAALASAAIMTLVVFYAAVRWPDHRAALRTICLLLLAVGLATAAVLQVDAIRERLDITRFGSVQEAALSGQFTSGRAILWVIVANAGMSEPLFGHGTGNVMLLLGRSLSGDVLFPHNEFLRLFYDGGFIGAGLLAACWIGRATRHLRGLNRTRRRDSRIAMRHLAALNVSIGVLCGALFDNVLLYMFVQVPAFMVLAIADSSARTNDMREPVGHFDEDRYTDGNVD